In Erpetoichthys calabaricus chromosome 2, fErpCal1.3, whole genome shotgun sequence, a genomic segment contains:
- the chtopa gene encoding chromatin target of PRMT1a, whose protein sequence is MSAPSTQKVVLKSTTKMSLNERFTNMLKNKQPMPVNIRATMQQQHMASARNRRLAQQMENRPSVQAALKLKQSLKQRLGKSNIQARLGRPLGGLLRGVPGNRGIPIGALRGMSRGLRGRGGRGGPIRGALSLRGPGRGRGGMLRLGLRRGMRQRGGMMGRGGSMMGRGSGGLGRGMGGRGRGGMPIRGRGGYIGRGRGRGRGRGATRPTITREQLDNQLDAYMSKTKGHLDAELDAYMAQADTDGNE, encoded by the exons ATGAGTGCTCCCTCGACGCAGAAGGTTGTGCTGAAAAGCACCACCAAGATGTCCTTGAATGAGCG ATTCACAAATATGCTGAAGAACAAACAGCCGATGCCAGTGAACATTCGAGCTACCATGCAGCAGCAGCACATGGCCAGTGCCCGTAACCGCAGGCTGGCTCAACAGATGGAGAACCGGCCTTCTGTGCAGGCAGCACTAAAACTAAAACAG AGCTTGAAGCAAAGACTTGGGAAGAGCAACATCCAGGCAAGACTGGGTCGTCCCCTTGGGGGCCTTCTCCGTGGTGTCCCTGGGAACCGGGGAATCCCCATAGGGGCTCTTAGAGGAATGTCCAGGGGTTTGAGAGGACGGGGTGGTAGAGGAGGACCAATCAGAGGTGCTCTATCTCTTAGAG GTCCTGGCCGTGGCCGTGGCGGAATGCTCCGATTAGGGTTAAGGCGTGGAATGAGGCAACGAGGAGGAATGATGGGTCGTGGTGGTTCCATGATGGGAAGAGGAAGTGGTGGGCTCGGTCGAGGGATGGGAGGCAGAG GACGTGGTGGGATGCCAATCAGAGGAAGAGGTGGTTATATTGGACGTGGAAGAGGTCGAGGACGTGGAAGGGGTGCTACCCGCCCTACCATTACCAGAGAGCAACTTGACAATCAGTTAGATGCTTACATGTCTAAAACAAAGGGACATTTAGATGCGGAACTTGATGCATATATGGCACAGGCAGATACAGATGGGAATGAGTAA